In Chlamydia serpentis, the following are encoded in one genomic region:
- a CDS encoding V-type ATP synthase subunit D, with translation MSVQVKLTKNAFRLEKQKLARLQMYLPTLKLKKALLQAEVQNAVREAEAYETACVEAYNRIYAFAELFSIPLYTNCVEKSFEIQSIDKDYENVAGVEVPIVRNIRVTPVSYSLLETPIWLDTMLSASKELVIGKIMAEVTKERQQILEEELRAVTIRVNLFEKKLIPETMKILKKISVFLSDRSITDVGQVKMAKKKIELRKIRGSECV, from the coding sequence ATGTCTGTCCAAGTAAAATTAACAAAAAATGCGTTTCGATTAGAAAAACAAAAATTAGCACGTTTACAAATGTACCTTCCAACCTTAAAGCTTAAGAAAGCTTTACTACAGGCTGAGGTCCAAAATGCTGTTCGAGAAGCCGAAGCGTATGAAACAGCTTGTGTTGAGGCTTATAATCGTATTTATGCTTTTGCAGAGTTGTTTAGCATTCCTCTTTATACGAATTGTGTGGAGAAGAGCTTCGAGATTCAAAGTATAGATAAAGATTATGAGAACGTAGCTGGAGTTGAAGTTCCTATAGTTCGGAATATAAGAGTAACACCCGTATCATATTCTCTTTTGGAGACTCCTATATGGCTAGATACTATGCTTTCAGCATCAAAAGAACTTGTTATTGGTAAAATAATGGCAGAAGTTACTAAAGAGCGACAACAGATCTTAGAGGAAGAATTACGCGCAGTCACAATTCGAGTGAATTTATTTGAAAAGAAACTTATTCCTGAAACTATGAAGATACTTAAGAAGATTTCGGTGTTCTTAAGTGACCGTAGTATCACAGATGTAGGTCAAGTTAAAATGGCGAAAAAGAAGATAGAACTCCGGAAAATAAGGGGGAGCGAGTGCGTTTAG
- a CDS encoding V-type ATP synthase subunit B, whose product MQTIYTKITDIKGNLITVQAEGARLGELATIVRSDGRFSYASVLRFDIKKVTLQVFGGTSGLSTGDHVTFLGRPMEVIFGSSLLGRRLNGIGKPIDNEGECFGEPIEIATPTFNPVCRIVPRSMVRTNIPMIDVFNCLVKSQKIPIFSSSGEHHNALLMRIAAQTDADIVVIGGMGLTFVDYSFFVEESKKLGFLDKCVMFIHKAVDAPVECVLVPDMALACAEKFAVEEKKNVLVLLTDMTAFADALKEISITMDQIPANRGYPGSLYSDLALRYEKAVEIADGGSITLITVTTMPGDDITHPVPDNTGYITEGQFYLKNNRIDPFGSLSRLKQLVIGKVTREDHGDLANALIRLYADSRKAIERMAMGFKLSNWDKKLLAFSQLFETRLMSLEVNIPLEAALDIGWKILAQSFTSEEVGIKAQLINKYWPKACLSK is encoded by the coding sequence ATGCAGACAATATATACAAAAATTACTGATATTAAAGGCAATTTAATTACTGTACAAGCGGAAGGAGCTCGATTAGGAGAGCTTGCTACAATAGTGAGATCGGACGGAAGGTTTTCCTATGCTTCAGTACTGCGTTTTGATATTAAAAAAGTAACTCTCCAGGTTTTTGGGGGTACATCAGGATTATCTACAGGAGATCATGTTACTTTCTTAGGAAGACCTATGGAGGTGATTTTTGGCAGCTCGTTATTAGGAAGACGATTGAATGGTATAGGCAAACCTATTGATAACGAAGGAGAATGTTTCGGAGAGCCTATAGAGATTGCTACACCAACATTTAATCCTGTTTGTCGTATTGTTCCTAGGAGTATGGTGAGAACCAATATTCCTATGATTGATGTATTCAATTGCCTGGTAAAATCACAAAAAATTCCTATTTTTTCTTCTTCTGGAGAACACCATAATGCTTTGTTAATGCGTATTGCTGCACAAACAGATGCTGATATTGTTGTGATTGGTGGGATGGGGCTTACATTCGTGGATTATAGTTTCTTTGTCGAAGAATCTAAGAAGCTTGGTTTTTTAGATAAATGTGTCATGTTTATCCATAAGGCTGTAGATGCTCCTGTAGAATGTGTTTTAGTCCCTGATATGGCTCTTGCATGTGCAGAGAAGTTCGCTGTAGAAGAAAAAAAGAATGTCTTAGTCTTGCTGACAGATATGACAGCCTTTGCTGACGCTCTGAAAGAGATTTCTATCACGATGGATCAGATACCTGCAAATCGTGGATACCCAGGTTCTCTATATTCTGACTTGGCTTTACGCTATGAAAAAGCTGTAGAAATTGCAGATGGAGGATCTATTACTTTAATTACTGTCACGACGATGCCTGGCGACGATATTACGCATCCTGTTCCTGATAATACTGGATACATTACAGAAGGCCAGTTCTATTTAAAAAATAATCGTATAGATCCTTTTGGTTCTCTTTCGCGATTGAAACAACTCGTCATCGGTAAAGTCACTCGCGAAGATCATGGTGATCTTGCTAACGCTTTAATCCGCCTTTACGCTGATTCTCGTAAAGCTATCGAAAGAATGGCTATGGGGTTTAAGCTCTCTAATTGGGATAAGAAGTTACTTGCATTTTCACAGCTCTTTGAAACTCGTTTAATGAGTTTAGAGGTAAATATTCCTTTAGAAGCAGCTTTAGATATTGGTTGGAAAATTCTTGCTCAAAGTTTTACTTCTGAAGAAGTAGGAATTAAAGCGCAGTTAATAAATAAGTATTGGCCTAAAGCATGTCTGTCCAAGTAA
- a CDS encoding acyl-CoA dehydrogenase: protein MQRLELSNHLHCLLLFLRYYCSKIIFILLLLLSVISLVCLFGCSEPSLSSFTEYVGPEHSAAAQLNIEQSCVDEIFGQQVVVTWSLPSRMRRCLPLTLYLWVYYGNGKVEKLTYEVNQSAGYRVYCLKGLEYKEFQGIISYRVALYSGNQEIVSRRHHLWMEVISLDSP from the coding sequence ATGCAGCGATTGGAATTGTCGAATCATTTGCATTGTTTGCTGTTGTTTTTGCGTTACTACTGCTCTAAGATCATATTTATACTTCTATTGCTGTTATCAGTAATAAGTTTAGTTTGCTTATTCGGTTGTTCTGAACCTTCATTGTCTTCTTTTACGGAATATGTGGGTCCAGAACATAGCGCAGCAGCCCAACTCAATATTGAACAGAGTTGTGTTGATGAGATCTTCGGACAGCAGGTCGTTGTTACCTGGAGCCTTCCCTCTCGTATGAGGAGATGCCTTCCGTTAACCCTGTATCTATGGGTGTACTACGGGAATGGTAAAGTAGAAAAACTAACCTATGAGGTAAATCAAAGTGCAGGCTATCGAGTTTATTGCCTTAAGGGGTTGGAATACAAAGAATTTCAGGGAATTATCTCCTATCGTGTAGCATTATATAGCGGGAATCAAGAGATCGTGAGCAGACGTCACCATCTTTGGATGGAGGTGATTTCCCTAGACTCTCCTTAG
- a CDS encoding V-type ATP synthase subunit A, protein MVMISEQTAQGHVIEAYGNLLRVRFDGYVRQGEVAYVHVDDTWLKAEVIEVADQEVKIQVFEDTQGVCRGALVTFSGHLLEAELGPGLLQGIFDGLQNRLEVVAKDSSFLQRGKYVNAISEELLWNYYPVATVGDTLRRGDILGTVPEGRFTHKIMVPFSCFQEVTLTWVISEGTYNAHTVVAKARDASGKEYSFTMVQRWPIKQAFIEGEKIPAHKIMDVGLRILDTQIPILKGGTFCTPGPFGAGKTVLQHHLSKYAAVDIVILCACGERAGEVVEVLQEFPHLIDPHTGGSLMHRTCIICNTSSMPVAARESSIYLGVTIAEYYRQMGLDILLLADSTSRWAQALREISGRLEEIPGEEAFPAYLSSRIAAFYERGGAMRMKDDSEGSLTICGAVSPAGGNFEEPVTQSTLAVVGAFCGLSKARADARRYPSIDPLISWSKYLNQVGQILEKKIAGWGDSVKKAAHFLEKGSEIGKRMEVVGEEGISMEDIEIYLKSELYDFCYLQQNAFDPVDCYCPFERQIELFSLISRIFEAKFIFDGPDDARSFFLELQSKIKTLNGLKFLSEEYEESKEVIIRLLEKTIVQMA, encoded by the coding sequence ATGGTAATGATTTCAGAACAAACAGCCCAAGGACATGTTATAGAGGCTTACGGGAATTTGTTGCGTGTACGTTTTGATGGATATGTTAGACAAGGTGAAGTTGCCTATGTTCATGTGGATGATACCTGGTTAAAAGCCGAAGTTATCGAAGTTGCTGATCAAGAAGTTAAGATTCAGGTCTTTGAAGATACTCAAGGCGTTTGTAGAGGAGCCCTTGTTACTTTTTCAGGACATCTACTAGAAGCAGAGTTAGGGCCTGGTTTGCTTCAGGGAATTTTTGATGGGCTTCAGAATCGTTTGGAGGTTGTTGCTAAGGATAGCTCCTTCTTGCAAAGAGGCAAGTATGTTAATGCAATTTCTGAGGAGCTATTATGGAACTATTATCCTGTAGCCACTGTTGGAGATACTTTAAGACGTGGAGACATATTAGGAACAGTCCCTGAAGGGCGATTTACTCATAAGATTATGGTTCCCTTTTCTTGCTTTCAAGAAGTTACCTTGACTTGGGTAATTTCTGAAGGCACGTATAATGCTCATACTGTCGTAGCAAAAGCTCGAGATGCTTCTGGTAAAGAATACTCCTTCACTATGGTCCAAAGATGGCCAATTAAACAAGCTTTTATCGAAGGAGAAAAAATTCCTGCACATAAAATCATGGACGTGGGTTTACGTATCCTAGATACCCAAATTCCAATATTGAAAGGGGGAACTTTTTGTACACCAGGACCTTTCGGAGCAGGAAAAACAGTTTTACAACACCATTTATCTAAGTATGCTGCTGTAGATATTGTTATTTTGTGTGCATGTGGAGAACGTGCTGGTGAAGTTGTTGAAGTATTGCAAGAGTTTCCTCATCTCATAGATCCGCACACAGGGGGATCTTTGATGCATAGAACATGTATTATTTGTAATACATCATCAATGCCTGTAGCTGCCCGAGAATCTTCCATTTATTTGGGTGTGACGATTGCAGAATACTATCGTCAGATGGGATTAGATATTTTGCTTTTAGCAGACTCTACATCTCGATGGGCACAGGCTCTTAGAGAGATTTCAGGACGTCTTGAAGAAATTCCCGGAGAAGAAGCTTTTCCTGCATATCTATCTTCTAGAATAGCTGCTTTTTATGAGCGTGGAGGTGCTATGAGAATGAAAGACGATTCTGAAGGATCTTTAACTATATGTGGAGCTGTCTCTCCAGCAGGAGGGAATTTTGAAGAGCCGGTAACTCAATCTACGTTAGCTGTGGTTGGAGCATTCTGTGGACTTTCAAAGGCACGAGCTGATGCTCGTAGATACCCTTCAATAGATCCCTTGATTTCTTGGTCAAAATATTTGAATCAAGTAGGACAAATTTTAGAAAAGAAGATTGCTGGTTGGGGTGATTCTGTAAAAAAGGCAGCACATTTTTTAGAGAAAGGTTCAGAAATCGGTAAACGCATGGAAGTTGTAGGTGAAGAAGGAATTTCTATGGAAGATATAGAGATTTACTTAAAGTCTGAGCTTTATGATTTTTGTTACCTTCAACAGAACGCGTTTGATCCTGTAGATTGTTACTGCCCTTTTGAAAGGCAGATAGAGCTATTTTCATTAATCAGTCGTATTTTTGAGGCTAAATTTATTTTCGACGGGCCTGATGATGCGAGAAGCTTTTTCCTTGAGTTGCAAAGTAAGATAAAGACATTAAATGGACTAAAATTCCTTTCAGAAGAATACGAAGAAAGTAAAGAGGTCATCATTAGGCTATTGGAAAAAACCATAGTACAAATGGCGTAA
- a CDS encoding V-type ATP synthase subunit I, with product MRLDIHKYLFIGRDKADFFFASRELGIIEFISKKHRIITEEGRRFVECLKVFNHLQEEYSLETLEFITDPDISVAEILDEVLTLNKEIKELTEIVKALRKEIVRVKPLGVFSSLEIKEFFKKTGISFRFFYRTHKDNQDLEEDLPNVFYLSTAYNFDYYVVLGVVDLPKDIYTEIEAPRSVNELQLDLANLQREIRNRSDRLCDLYVYRKEILRGLCAYDNEQRLHQAQECCEELFEGQCFAVTGWVIVKKMQELQDLCDRYQIYIERVPVDPDEIIPTYLENKGAGMMGEDLVQIYDTPAYSDKDPSTWVFFAFVLFFSMIVNDAGYGLLFLASSLIFSWKYRLKVKFSKHLSQILKMTAILGLGCICWGTMTTSFFGITFSRTSLLREYSMTHLLALEKAKYYLETRPKAYKELTNEYPSLKAIKDPKLFLLATETGSRNTESRAVVYDKFIDNILMELALLVGVIHLSLGMFRYLRYRYSGIGWIIFMVGAYLYVPVYLGAVSLIHYLFHVPYELGGQLGYYGMFSGISLAVVLAIIQKGWRGIEEIISVIQVFSDVLSYLRIYALGLAGAMMGATFNQMGARLPMLLGSIVILLGHSVNIILSIMGGVIHGLRLNFIEWYHYSFDGGGRPLRPLRKLVCHEDTEASGDSLR from the coding sequence GTGCGTTTAGATATACATAAGTATCTCTTTATTGGACGCGATAAAGCGGACTTTTTTTTTGCGAGTAGAGAGCTTGGTATTATAGAATTTATCTCTAAAAAACATCGTATTATCACAGAAGAGGGCCGCCGTTTTGTAGAGTGTTTAAAAGTATTTAATCATCTACAAGAAGAGTATTCTTTAGAAACTTTGGAATTTATTACAGACCCAGACATTTCAGTTGCTGAGATACTAGATGAGGTCCTTACTTTAAACAAAGAGATAAAAGAACTTACAGAAATTGTAAAGGCATTAAGAAAAGAAATTGTTAGAGTAAAACCCTTAGGAGTCTTCTCTTCTTTAGAAATAAAAGAATTTTTTAAGAAAACTGGAATTTCTTTTCGGTTTTTCTATAGGACACATAAAGATAATCAAGATCTCGAAGAGGATCTTCCTAACGTCTTTTATCTTTCTACAGCTTATAATTTTGATTATTATGTAGTTCTTGGAGTAGTGGATCTCCCTAAAGATATTTATACAGAAATAGAAGCACCAAGATCTGTTAATGAACTTCAGCTAGATTTGGCTAATCTTCAGCGTGAAATTAGAAACAGATCAGACCGTCTCTGTGATCTCTATGTCTATCGTAAAGAGATCTTGCGCGGTCTCTGCGCCTATGATAATGAACAACGACTTCATCAAGCTCAAGAGTGCTGTGAAGAGTTGTTTGAGGGCCAATGTTTTGCTGTAACTGGTTGGGTCATTGTCAAGAAAATGCAAGAATTACAAGACTTGTGTGACCGTTATCAAATCTATATTGAAAGAGTCCCGGTAGATCCTGATGAGATTATTCCGACATACCTCGAGAATAAAGGCGCCGGAATGATGGGAGAAGATCTCGTGCAGATCTATGATACTCCAGCATATTCTGATAAAGATCCTTCAACTTGGGTATTTTTTGCCTTCGTACTCTTTTTTTCTATGATTGTTAATGATGCTGGGTACGGCTTACTATTTTTAGCTTCTTCTCTCATTTTTTCTTGGAAGTACCGTCTTAAAGTGAAATTCTCGAAACATCTGTCCCAGATACTTAAGATGACCGCTATTTTAGGCCTGGGTTGTATATGTTGGGGGACGATGACAACATCATTTTTCGGAATTACTTTTAGTAGAACCAGTCTTCTTAGAGAATACTCTATGACCCATCTTCTTGCTTTAGAAAAAGCGAAATATTATTTAGAGACTCGTCCTAAAGCCTATAAAGAACTGACAAATGAATATCCCTCTTTAAAAGCGATTAAAGATCCAAAATTATTTTTGCTTGCTACAGAAACAGGAAGTAGAAACACAGAGTCCCGTGCTGTAGTGTACGATAAGTTTATAGATAATATACTTATGGAACTTGCATTGTTGGTTGGCGTGATTCACCTTTCTCTAGGAATGTTCCGTTATCTTCGTTATCGTTATTCTGGTATTGGTTGGATCATTTTCATGGTTGGCGCCTATCTTTATGTACCAGTCTATCTAGGTGCTGTATCCTTGATTCATTATCTTTTCCATGTTCCCTATGAATTAGGAGGACAACTAGGGTATTACGGCATGTTTAGTGGTATAAGCCTTGCTGTTGTATTAGCAATCATACAGAAAGGTTGGCGTGGAATTGAGGAGATTATTTCTGTAATACAGGTATTTTCTGACGTTCTTTCTTATTTGCGTATTTATGCTTTAGGACTTGCTGGCGCTATGATGGGAGCAACATTTAACCAAATGGGGGCAAGGTTGCCTATGCTTCTTGGTTCTATAGTGATTCTTCTTGGTCATTCTGTGAACATTATCCTTTCTATTATGGGAGGAGTTATTCATGGACTCAGGTTAAATTTTATCGAGTGGTATCACTATAGTTTTGATGGAGGAGGACGTCCCTTACGTCCCCTAAGAAAACTCGTTTGTCATGAAGATACTGAGGCTTCAGGGGATTCACTTAGATAA
- the tal gene encoding transaldolase → MSNQFDQLKKLSTIVCDSGDPELVKAGGSQDATTNPSLILKVAQEPKFQELLNEAVVWGIRQNGDDIQTLSFILDKIQTNFALEIIKNIPGRISLEIDARLSFNVEAMVQRAVFLSELFEAVGGDKKRLLVKIPGTWEGIQAVEFLESKGIACNVTLIFNLVQAIAAAKAKATLISPFVGRIYDWWIAAYGDEGYSIDADPGVASVSNIYAYYKKFNIPTQIMAASFRTKEQVLALAGCDLLTISPKLLDELKKSQDPVKKQLDPVEAKKLDVQPIELTESVFRFLMNEDAMATEKLAEGIRIFAGDTQILETAITEFMKQIAAEGA, encoded by the coding sequence ATGTCTAATCAATTTGATCAACTAAAGAAGTTGAGTACTATCGTTTGTGATAGTGGAGACCCTGAGCTAGTCAAAGCCGGAGGATCTCAAGACGCTACGACAAACCCTTCTTTGATCTTAAAAGTGGCCCAAGAGCCAAAGTTCCAAGAACTTTTAAATGAGGCTGTAGTTTGGGGAATTCGTCAGAATGGCGATGACATTCAGACCTTGTCTTTTATTTTGGACAAAATTCAAACTAACTTTGCTTTAGAAATTATTAAAAATATTCCAGGGAGAATTTCTCTTGAGATTGATGCGAGGCTTTCCTTTAATGTTGAAGCTATGGTGCAACGAGCTGTGTTTCTTTCTGAGCTGTTCGAAGCTGTAGGAGGAGATAAAAAACGTTTACTAGTGAAAATTCCTGGAACCTGGGAAGGCATTCAAGCCGTTGAATTTTTAGAGTCAAAAGGAATCGCCTGCAATGTAACTTTGATTTTTAATTTGGTTCAAGCAATTGCAGCTGCTAAGGCTAAGGCAACTCTGATCTCTCCTTTTGTTGGCCGTATTTATGATTGGTGGATTGCTGCCTATGGTGACGAAGGGTATTCTATAGATGCTGACCCAGGTGTTGCTTCGGTGTCAAATATTTATGCATACTATAAAAAGTTTAATATTCCTACGCAAATTATGGCTGCTTCTTTTCGTACAAAAGAACAGGTATTAGCATTAGCTGGTTGTGATCTCTTAACGATATCGCCCAAGCTATTAGATGAACTCAAAAAATCCCAGGACCCAGTAAAAAAACAGCTAGATCCTGTCGAAGCTAAAAAGTTAGATGTACAGCCTATAGAACTTACGGAAAGTGTTTTTCGCTTTTTAATGAATGAGGATGCTATGGCAACAGAAAAACTTGCTGAAGGAATTCGGATATTTGCAGGAGATACTCAAATTCTTGAGACTGCAATTACAGAATTTATGAAGCAAATTGCTGCAGAAGGTGCGTAA
- a CDS encoding ATP synthase subunit C: MIDLSVVGPALVLGLAMIGSAIGCGIAGVASHAVMSRIDEGHGKLIGMSAMPSSQSIYGFILMLLMQSAIKNGTLSAAGGIAIGLSVGAALLLSSIMQGKCCVSGIQAYARSSSIYGKCYAAIGIVESFALFAVVFALLLL, encoded by the coding sequence ATGATTGATTTGTCTGTTGTTGGGCCTGCTTTGGTTTTGGGGCTAGCTATGATTGGGAGTGCCATAGGTTGTGGTATTGCTGGTGTAGCTTCACATGCAGTAATGTCTCGTATAGATGAAGGACATGGGAAGCTTATAGGAATGTCTGCGATGCCCTCTTCTCAGTCTATCTATGGGTTTATTTTAATGTTGCTCATGCAATCAGCAATAAAAAATGGAACGCTATCCGCAGCTGGTGGAATTGCAATAGGCTTATCTGTTGGAGCTGCTCTTTTATTATCTTCGATTATGCAGGGGAAGTGCTGTGTAAGTGGAATTCAAGCTTACGCTCGTTCTTCCTCAATATATGGGAAATGTTATGCAGCGATTGGAATTGTCGAATCATTTGCATTGTTTGCTGTTGTTTTTGCGTTACTACTGCTCTAA
- a CDS encoding DUF2764 family protein: MTQYYFLSSFLPPQLSESPPVFSISDLDDLLYLNLSEQDLCHYTLLKRFFDFENFAFFWSGKSLPFSFGEVTQENVEWMLSFEQWSDDSDFEDFFKDFLMIYKTPEDRLNHFSDLFREFLSYHQTNSSKFLQDYFTFQQQLRVVLAGFRARVLHMDVSYILRNEDSSDPVVLKVLMQKDSPNYELPQEFSDLQVVLDDYGRLPHTLNRALSLYQFHKLEGFYCDSYFDGNVILARSAAYMFAIRNSLANIEKGREMINQLEKAIKW; the protein is encoded by the coding sequence ATGACTCAATATTATTTTTTATCTTCATTTTTGCCTCCGCAGTTATCAGAATCCCCACCAGTATTCTCCATTTCAGATTTAGATGACTTGCTTTATTTAAACCTTTCAGAACAAGATTTATGTCATTATACTCTTCTTAAACGTTTCTTTGACTTTGAAAACTTCGCTTTTTTTTGGTCTGGTAAGTCTCTTCCCTTCTCGTTTGGAGAGGTAACTCAGGAAAACGTAGAGTGGATGCTTTCTTTTGAGCAGTGGTCTGATGACAGTGATTTTGAAGATTTTTTTAAAGATTTTCTAATGATTTATAAAACCCCAGAAGATCGTTTAAACCATTTTTCAGACCTATTTAGGGAATTTCTTTCGTACCACCAAACGAATTCTTCAAAGTTTCTCCAAGACTATTTTACATTCCAACAACAGCTGCGTGTTGTATTAGCAGGGTTTCGAGCTAGAGTTTTGCATATGGATGTTTCTTATATACTAAGAAATGAAGATAGTTCCGATCCTGTTGTTCTTAAGGTGCTAATGCAAAAAGATTCACCAAACTATGAGCTCCCCCAAGAGTTTTCTGATTTACAGGTAGTTTTGGACGATTATGGACGCTTACCTCACACACTTAATCGTGCACTTTCTTTATATCAGTTTCATAAACTAGAGGGGTTTTATTGTGACTCCTATTTTGATGGGAATGTAATTTTAGCAAGATCTGCTGCGTATATGTTTGCTATTCGTAATAGCCTCGCAAATATTGAAAAAGGAAGAGAAATGATTAATCAGTTAGAAAAGGCAATTAAATGGTAA
- a CDS encoding V-type ATP synthase subunit E, which translates to MPNLSASDKLKQICDALRLETLKPAEEEAAALLHNAKEQAKRIIQDAQEESKRILETAEEKAHQKLKQGEVALNQAGKRSLEALKQAVENKIFKESLVEWLEHVTSDPDVAAKLIQALIHALESQGVAGNLMAYIGKHVSPRAVNELLGKAVTAKLRKKSVVVGNFIGGVQLKVEEKNWVLDLSSSALVEIFTRYLQKDFREMIFQAP; encoded by the coding sequence ATGCCGAATCTTAGTGCTAGTGATAAGCTTAAGCAAATCTGTGATGCTTTGCGTTTAGAGACTTTAAAACCTGCAGAAGAAGAGGCTGCGGCGTTATTACATAATGCTAAAGAACAAGCTAAAAGAATTATACAAGACGCTCAAGAGGAATCTAAGAGAATTCTTGAGACTGCCGAAGAGAAAGCTCATCAAAAGCTAAAACAAGGCGAAGTTGCTTTAAATCAAGCAGGGAAACGCTCTTTAGAAGCGCTGAAACAAGCTGTAGAGAATAAAATCTTTAAAGAGTCTTTAGTGGAATGGTTAGAGCACGTGACTTCAGATCCTGATGTTGCTGCGAAATTAATACAAGCTTTAATTCATGCTCTAGAAAGTCAAGGGGTTGCAGGAAATCTCATGGCTTATATAGGAAAACATGTGAGCCCTCGAGCTGTTAATGAACTTCTTGGTAAGGCTGTAACAGCAAAGTTGCGTAAAAAAAGTGTAGTTGTTGGGAACTTTATTGGTGGCGTTCAGTTAAAAGTTGAAGAGAAGAATTGGGTTCTTGATCTTAGTTCTTCTGCTCTTGTAGAGATTTTCACGCGTTATTTACAGAAAGATTTTCGCGAAATGATTTTTCAAGCGCCATGA
- a CDS encoding ferredoxin, translating to MDYKSQLAFSCPCCHKGNVCFSVFNLDTTLTCSVCASTYAFDSVMRNDIRQFVALCKRIHDANSILGSATVSVSVEDNQMDIPFQLLFSRFPVVLNLSLEGRKIIIRFLFDALNKTILHQESDLVS from the coding sequence ATGGACTATAAATCGCAATTAGCATTTTCATGCCCTTGTTGTCACAAAGGCAATGTTTGTTTCTCGGTCTTTAACTTGGATACTACTTTAACCTGTAGTGTGTGTGCTTCTACCTATGCATTTGATTCCGTCATGCGTAATGATATTCGTCAATTTGTAGCTTTATGCAAAAGAATCCATGATGCTAACTCTATACTCGGAAGCGCTACTGTATCAGTATCAGTAGAAGATAACCAAATGGATATTCCTTTTCAATTGCTGTTTTCACGTTTTCCTGTTGTATTAAATCTATCTTTAGAGGGAAGAAAGATAATAATTAGATTTCTTTTTGATGCTTTAAATAAAACTATTCTACATCAAGAAAGCGATCTTGTTTCTTAA